The Pseudomonadota bacterium genome includes the window GACCAGCGATCGAAGTCGGCCGGGCGTAAACGGCAGTGATGGCTTCTGGAAAAACGGTAGCGAGCGGCCCCTGGGGAATACCAATGAAAACGGCCCTTACTGTTCCAGAAGGCGCCGCCAAAGCGCCCCGACCCGCGCGCGTTCGGGCTCGAGCTCGCGCTCGCCCACCAGCGCCGGGCGCTCCGCCAAGGCCAGGGCGTGGAGCCGCTTGCGGTAGGCGAAATTGGCCTCGGTCAGGGCCGCGGCGTCGTCGCGTGTCAATACCCCGGTGTCCCCGAGGATGGCGAGGAGACGGCAGTTTTCGGTGTGCGTGGCGAGCACCGGCCGGGAGGCTGCCCAGCGCAAGACGGCGTATTGCACCAGAAACTCGATGTCGGTGAGCCCGCCCTCGCCCTGCTTGAGGTCGAAGCCGCCGGGGGTGCGGTTTTCGAGCTCTGCGCGCATGTGCGCGCGCATCTCGCGCACCTCGCGCCGGAGCTCCGCCCCGTCGCGGACGCGCGCGAGGGTCTCCGTGCGTATCGAAGAGAAGCGCTGCACGGCGTGGCTGTCGCCACCCACAACCCGTGCCCGCACCAAGGCCTGGTGCTCCCAGGTCCAGGCGTCGTGCGTCTGGTACTCGCGGTAGGCCGAGAGGCTGCTCACGAGGAGCCCCGAGGCACCGCTCGGGCGTAGGCGGGTATCGACGTCGAAGACCTTGCCGGCCGGCGTCACGGTGGCGAGGAGATGGATGATGCGTTGCGCCAGGCGGGTGTAGCGCTCCTGCAGGGCGGCCGGCCCCTCGTACAGGAATACGAGGTCGAGGTCGGAACCGTAGCCGAGCTCGATGCCGCCGAGCTTGCCGTAGGCGACGACCGCGAACGCCCCCGCGGCGGTCTCGGGACCGTGGCGCAGCTCCAGGTCTCGTTGCGCGAGGGCCAACGCCGATTTCAACACCGTTTCGGCGATCGCCGAGAGGTGGTCGCTGACCGCAGGGACCGGCAGGATCCCCGCGACATCGGCGGCCGCGACCCGCAGGAACTGGGCATGTTTGAAGTGCCTGAGTGCGTCCATCTCCTGTTCGAGATCGCCTGGAGACACGTGCGAGAGCTGCGCCGCGAGCGCGGCCGTGAGCTCGCGGGCGGTCGGCGGCGCATACAGGGTCCGGGGATCGATCAGCTCGTCGAGCAGCACGGGCTGGCGCGCCAGGTAGCTCGCGATCCAGGGGCTGGCCGCGCACAGCTCGACCAATTGCCGGAGCGCGGCGGGATGCTCCTCGAGGAGGATGAGGTAGACGCTGCGTTTGGCGATCGCCTCGACGATGGCGAGCACCCGCCCGAGGGTGGTCGCTGGCTCGCGTAGCCGGGCCGTCGCCGCGAGCAGCGCGGGCAGCACGCGATCCAGGCGCTCGCGCTCCACCGGGGTCAGGCGGCGCACCGCGGCGCTGGCATAGAGGGTATCCAGTGCGCGGAGGGCCGGGTCGGGATCGGTGAAGCCGAGCGCCGCGAGGCGTGAGACGCGCTCTGCGGTGCCCTGCCGAGGTTGCCACGGGGCCCCATCCGGCGCTTCGGGGCGCAACACCAGGCGGTTGAAGTGATGCTGCACGCGTTCCCGATGAGCGTCGAGCGCGGCGAGGAATGCCGCCCAGTCCGGATACCCCATGCCGTAAGCGATCCGAGCGCGGGGGACGTCTCGTTCCGGCAGGGCCTGGGTCTGGCGATCGTCGATCTCTTGGAGGCGGTGCTCCGTGGTGCGCAGGAACGCGTAGGCGCCGGACAGGTCCGCGACCGCCGCCGCCGGCAGGTGGCCGAGCCTCGCCAAGTGCTCGAGGACCTCGAGGATCGGGCGGGCCCGGAGGATCGGCCGCCGTCCCCCGTGGATGAGCTGAAAGGTCTGGCCGATGAACTCGATCTCCCGGATCCCCCCGGGTCCCTGTTTGATGTTGGACGCGAGCCCCTTGCGTTTCACCTCCTCGTCGATGAGCCGTTTCATCTCCCGCAACGCCCCGATGGCCCCGAAGTCGAGGTAACGACGGTAGACGAACGGCAAAAGGCGCGCGACCAACCGTTGTCCTGCAGCGGCATCGCCGGCCGCGGGCCGCGCCTTGATGAGGGCATAGCGTTCCCAGTCGCGGCCGTGGGCCTCGTAGTAGCGCTCCAGGGCGTCGAAGCTCATCACCAGCGGTCCGGCGTCGCCGAACGGGCGCAGCCGCATGTCGACACGGAACACGAACCCGTCGGCGGTCACCTCGGAAAGCGCCCGGATGAGCCGTTGTCCCTGGCGCTCGAAGAAGGCCTGATTGGACAGGGTACCCGGTCCCCCGCGGGTCTCCCCCTCCGCGGGGTAGCACAAGATCAGGTCGATGTCCGAAGAGAAATTGAGCTCTTGTGCCCCGAGCTTCCCCATGGCGAGGACGATCAAGGTCTGCAGAGCGCCGGTGCCGTCGCACGGGCTTCCCAGGGCCGCCACCTGAGCCCGGTGCAACCAGCCGAGCGTCGCTGCCAGCACCGCATCGGCGAAGTCCGACAGCTCGGCCATGGTGTCGGCGAGCCCGGCATCTCCCCGGATGTCGCGCCAGGCGATGCGTACCAGCTCCCGATGGCGCAACCGGCGCAGGCGGCTCATAAGCGCGGCCTCATCTTCGGCGCCCGCCGACGCGGCCTCGGCCCGTGCCCGGTACTCGGCCGCCGTGAGCCGGCGCCCGAGCTCTCCGCTCGCGAGGAGCTCCGCCAAACGGCTGGGATCACGCGCGAAGTGACACGCGACGAAAGGGCTACAGGCGCACACCTGCCTGAGCGCCTGGCAAAGGCCCGGGTCGGGTCCGGGGCACAGCGCCGGGTGGAGTTGCTCCCAATAGCGTTCGGACTCTGGGCGCAGTAGGGGAGGTGGTTCCGCCGGGTTCATGAGATCTCCTCCGTTCCGGGGCCGTTGGGGCCGGTGCCGCGACGGACAGCGCCGGCGTTGCCGCAGACCGAACCGGTGCCCTTATGAGCAGGAGAAAAGCCTAGACCCCGGTCGTGGTGCCAGCAAGCCCATGCGTGTGGCCACGGGTTCGGCGCACGGGGTACGCCGCTCAGCGGGGGTAGCGTCGAGGTTTGTCATGCGTCCCGGCAGGCGGGAGAATGCCCGGTACGCCGGTATGGCCCGGTGTGACCGGCTCCGGCGGTTCGACCGCGGGCGGCGAGCCGGCCCGCGGGGGCACGGCGACTCGGATGGCGGTAACGCCTCGCACCGGGCAGCCTTGGCGGGGTCCTCGGGGGCGGCGCTTGCGCTCACGCGCGACGCGCGTACCGATCGCCCGGCGGCGCCGATTGCAGGTGCGCCTAGGTTTGCGCCGCGAACCGATGATCCGCCGAGCCAGTGCAAACCGCGCCGACATGGCCGGTCCCGGGGCGCGGGCCTTTGGGTGGGCGGCGGGCCTCAGGAGGGTTGCCCGCCCGGCGGCGCTCCCCGGCCTCG containing:
- the glnE gene encoding bifunctional [glutamate--ammonia ligase]-adenylyl-L-tyrosine phosphorylase/[glutamate--ammonia-ligase] adenylyltransferase, which codes for MNPAEPPPLLRPESERYWEQLHPALCPGPDPGLCQALRQVCACSPFVACHFARDPSRLAELLASGELGRRLTAAEYRARAEAASAGAEDEAALMSRLRRLRHRELVRIAWRDIRGDAGLADTMAELSDFADAVLAATLGWLHRAQVAALGSPCDGTGALQTLIVLAMGKLGAQELNFSSDIDLILCYPAEGETRGGPGTLSNQAFFERQGQRLIRALSEVTADGFVFRVDMRLRPFGDAGPLVMSFDALERYYEAHGRDWERYALIKARPAAGDAAAGQRLVARLLPFVYRRYLDFGAIGALREMKRLIDEEVKRKGLASNIKQGPGGIREIEFIGQTFQLIHGGRRPILRARPILEVLEHLARLGHLPAAAVADLSGAYAFLRTTEHRLQEIDDRQTQALPERDVPRARIAYGMGYPDWAAFLAALDAHRERVQHHFNRLVLRPEAPDGAPWQPRQGTAERVSRLAALGFTDPDPALRALDTLYASAAVRRLTPVERERLDRVLPALLAATARLREPATTLGRVLAIVEAIAKRSVYLILLEEHPAALRQLVELCAASPWIASYLARQPVLLDELIDPRTLYAPPTARELTAALAAQLSHVSPGDLEQEMDALRHFKHAQFLRVAAADVAGILPVPAVSDHLSAIAETVLKSALALAQRDLELRHGPETAAGAFAVVAYGKLGGIELGYGSDLDLVFLYEGPAALQERYTRLAQRIIHLLATVTPAGKVFDVDTRLRPSGASGLLVSSLSAYREYQTHDAWTWEHQALVRARVVGGDSHAVQRFSSIRTETLARVRDGAELRREVREMRAHMRAELENRTPGGFDLKQGEGGLTDIEFLVQYAVLRWAASRPVLATHTENCRLLAILGDTGVLTRDDAAALTEANFAYRKRLHALALAERPALVGERELEPERARVGALWRRLLEQ